A window of the Cicer arietinum cultivar CDC Frontier isolate Library 1 chromosome 6, Cicar.CDCFrontier_v2.0, whole genome shotgun sequence genome harbors these coding sequences:
- the LOC101489326 gene encoding uncharacterized protein isoform X3: protein MDDEVVQRVFHEGGRDYFQQQPSTSSSSSSILQSLPLHVSFDHGYYLLVKSIQELREKKDGLVTVGIGGPSGSGKTSLAEKVASVIGCTVISMENYSDGVDEGNVLDSIDFYTLIKNLEDLTKGNDTLIPEFDYQQKRRVGYITIKSTSSGVVIVDGTYALHAKLRSLLDIRVAVVGGVHFSLLSKVRYDIGDSCSLDSLIDSIFPLFRKHIEPDLHHAQIRINNSFVSSFREAIYKVKCRSKSSDGHPGSAFQGNEAQTDNFIEMYLRPPSASEEAGINDWIKVRQSGIRYYLSLGDQRIVDKNFIIRPKAEFEVGRMTLGGLLALGYIVVVSYKRASTTVDYGKVSMSFETIDVLGETFMVMRGTDRKTVGTEALRMGINGPWITKSYLEMILERKGVPRLSTPPLVSNTTVTGSQETAIIAPKPIRVSPSLVTGLEDLSQPWTRSPTKSKTEPFVATWHFISSDSSHLDNTVLDPSSFRDTVRLAPMPDSYDLDRGLLLAVQAIQALLENKGVPVIVGIGGPSGCGKTSLAHKMANIIGCEIVSLESYYKQVKDFKYDDFSSLDLSLLSKNIDDIRNGRRTKVPIFDLESGARSGFKELEVSEDCGVIIFEGVYALHPDIRISLDLWIAVVGGVHSHLISRVQRDKSRVGCFISQNEIMMTVFPMFQQLIEPHLVHAHLKIRNDFDPVLSPESSLFVLKSNKKVTYQDILAILDPAKFCSSVQKFIDIYMRLPGIPSNGQLTDSDCIRVRICEGRFALLIREPIREGNFIIQPKVDFDISITTVAGLLNLGYQAVAYIEASAFIYQDGKILIEVDHLQDVPGPYIQIKGVSKDAVAAAGSMLKLDGSYTTKSYLEIVLERLPTTERTSGGINFQQSTRLLEIVDFIQSQGCSSSSESSSSRVVSPIEGIIEEMQSRIKRLERWLAINTVLWTFLMSAIVGYSLYQRRR from the exons ATGGACGATGAGGTTGTTCAGCGAGTATTCCATGAAGGAGGACGCGATTACTTTCAACAACAACCTTCaacttcttcctcttcttcatcTATCCTTCAATCTCTCCCTCTCCATGTG TCTTTTGATCATGGATATTATTTGTTGGTAAAATCTATCCAAGAACTCCGAGAAAAAAAGGATGGCCTTGTTACAGTTGGCATTGGTGGTCCAAGCGGTTCTGGTAAAACGAG CTTAGCAGAAAAGGTTGCATCTGTTATTGGTTGTACTGTTATATCAATGGAGAATTATTCTGATGGAGTTGACGAAGGGAATGTTCTGGATTCTATAGATTTTTATACCCTGATCAAGAATCTTGAG GATTTAACAAAAGGAAATGATACATTAATTCCGGAGTTTGATTATCAGCAAAAGAGACGTGTTGGCTATATAACAATAAAGAGTACTTCATCTGGGGTG GTAATAGTTGATGGTACATATGCATTGCATGCAAAACTGCGGTCTTTACTGGATATTCGAGTTGCAGTG GTTGGCGGTGTTCATTTTAGCCTACTTTCTAAAGTTCGCTATGACATTGGCGATTCTTGTTCACTGGATTCCCTTATAGATAGCATTTTCCCATTGTTTAGGAAGCATATTGAGCCGGATCTTCATCATGCACAG ATCAGAATTAACAACAGCTTTGTGTCATCATTTAGAGAGGCAATCTACAAGGTTAAATGCAGAAGCAAG TCTTCAGATGGACATCCAGGTTCTGCCTTTCAAGGAAATGAAGCTCAAACAGATaa TTTTATTGAAATGTACCTTAGACCACCTTCGGCTAGTGAAGAAGCAGGGATAAATGATTGGATCAAAGTGCGGCAGTCTGGAATTAGGTATTATTTATCCCTTGGTGACCAGAGGATTGTTGACAAAAATTTTATCATCAGGCCAAAAGCTGAGTTTGAG GTTGGACGAATGACATTGGGTGGGTTGCTGGCTCTTGGGTACATTGTTGTGGTTAGTTATAAACGTGCATCCACAACTGTCGATTATGGCAAGGTTTCCATGTCGTTTGAAACCATTGATGTTCTTGGTGAGACATTCATGGTCATGAGAGGAACCGATAGGAAG ACTGTTGGAACAGAAGCATTGAGGATGGGTATCAACGGACCTTGGATCACTAAATCATATCTGGAAAtgattcttgagagaaaag GTGTACCCCGTCTTAGTACACCACCACTTGTGTCTAATACAACTGTGACTGGCAGTCAAGAAACAGCAATCATTGCACCAAAGCCAATTCGTGTTAGCCCTAGCCTTGTTACTGGGCTTGAGGATTTATCTCAGCCATGGACCCGATCCCCAACAAAATCCAAAACAGAACCTTTTGTGGCTACATGGCATTTCATATCTTCAGATTCCTCCCATCTTGATAACACAGTCCTAG ATCCCTCATCTTTCAGGGACACTGTTAGGCTTGCTCCAATGCCCGATTCATATGACCTGGATAGGGGATTGCTTTTGGCAGTTCAAGCAATACAA GCCTTGTTGGAGAATAAAGGCGTACCAGTCATTGTTGGAATTG GTGGTCCAAGTGGGTGTGGGAAGACAAGTTTGGCTCATAAAATGGCAAATATTATTGGTTGTGAAATAGTTTCCCTAGAAAGTTATTACAAACAAGTTAAGGATTTCAAATATGATGACTTCAGCTCACTTGATTTATCTTTGCTATCAAAG AATATTGATGACATAAGAAATGGCCGAAGAACAAAAGTTCCTATATTTGACTTGGAAAGTGGTGCTCGGAGTGGCTTCAAGGAACTTGAAGTTTCTGAAGATTGTGGAGTG ATTATATTTGAAGGCGTCTATGCTTTGCATCCTGATATCCGGATATCACTTGACTTGTGGATTGCTGTT GTAGGAGGTGTTCATTCACATTTGATTTCACGAGTTCAAAGGGATAAGAGTAGAGTGGGATGTTTTATTTCCCAAAATGAGATCATGATGACAGTGTTTCCTATGTTCCAGCAGCTTATTGAACCTCACCTTGTTCATGCACAT CTTAAAATTCGAAATGACTTTGACCCTGTGCTTTCTCCCGAAAGTTCACTTTTTGTATTGAAGAGTAACAAAAAA GTAACTTATCAAGATATTCTAGCGATTCTTGATCCAGCAAAATTTTGCAGTTCCGTGCAGAAATTTATCGATATTTACATGAGGCTTCCTGGGATCCCTTCTAATGGTCAATTGACAGATAGTGATTGTATTCGGGTCAGAATATGTGAAGGCAGATTTGCATTACTGATACGCGAG CCTATAAGAGAAGGAAACTTCATCATTCAGCCTAAAGTGGATTTTGATATTAGCATTACTACGGTTGCTGGTCTTCTTAACCTCGG GTATCAAGCAGTTGCGTATATTGAAGCGTCTGCATTCATCTATCAGGATGGAAAG ATTCTAATTGAGGTTGATCATCTACAAGATGTCCCGGGTCCATACATTCAGATAAAGGGTGTTTCTAAAGATGCTGTTGCAGCAGCAGGTTCAATGCTTAAATTGGATGGTTCATATACTACTAAG AGTTACCTTGAAATAGTTTTGGAAAGATTACCAACAACGGAGAGAACTTCTGGTGGGATTAACTTTCAGCAATCAACAAGGCTGCTAGAGATTGTGGACTTTATTCAATCTCAG GGATGTAGCTCTTCTTCCGAATCCTCATCAAGTAGGGTAGTCTCTCCAATTGAGGGCATTATTGAAGAGATGCAATCAAGGATTAAAAGGCTCGAAAGGTGGCTTGCTATAAATACG GTTTTGTGGACATTTCTAATGTCAGCCATTGTTGGTTATTCACTTTATCAAAGAAGGCGTTAA
- the LOC101489326 gene encoding uncharacterized protein isoform X2, with amino-acid sequence MDDEVVQRVFHEGGRDYFQQQPSTSSSSSSILQSLPLHVSFDHGYYLLVKSIQELREKKDGLVTVGIGGPSGSGKTSLAEKVASVIGCTVISMENYSDGVDEGNVLDSIDFYTLIKNLEDLTKGNDTLIPEFDYQQKRRVGYITIKSTSSGVVIVDGTYALHAKLRSLLDIRVAVVGGVHFSLLSKVRYDIGDSCSLDSLIDSIFPLFRKHIEPDLHHAQIRINNSFVSSFREAIYKVKCRSKSSDGHPGSAFQGNEAQTDNFIEMYLRPPSASEEAGINDWIKVRQSGIRYYLSLGDQRIVDKNFIIRPKAEFEVGRMTLGGLLALGYIVVVSYKRASTTVDYGKVSMSFETIDVLGETFMVMRGTDRKTVGTEALRMGINGPWITKSYLEMILERKGVPRLSTPPLVSNTTVTGSQETAIIAPKPIRVSPSLVTGLEDLSQPWTRSPTKSKTEPFVATWHFISSDSSHLDNTVLDPSSFRDTVRLAPMPDSYDLDRGLLLAVQAIQALLENKGVPVIVGIGGPSGCGKTSLAHKMANIIGCEIVSLESYYKQVKDFKYDDFSSLDLSLLSKNIDDIRNGRRTKVPIFDLESGARSGFKELEVSEDCGVIIFEGVYALHPDIRISLDLWIAVVGGVHSHLISRVQRDKSRVGCFISQNEIMMTVFPMFQQLIEPHLVHAHLKIRNDFDPVLSPESSLFVLKSNKKVTYQDILAILDPAKFCSSVQKFIDIYMRLPGIPSNGQLTDSDCIRVRICEGRFALLIREPIREGNFIIQPKVDFDISITTVAGLLNLGYQAVAYIEASAFIYQDGKILIEVDHLQDVPGPYIQIKGVSKDAVAAAGSMLKLDGSYTTKSYLEIVLERLPTTERTSGGINFQQSTRLLEIVDFIQSQALSFSRKNSLEQGCSSSSESSSSRVVSPIEGIIEEMQSRIKRLERWLAINTVLWTFLMSAIVGYSLYQRRR; translated from the exons ATGGACGATGAGGTTGTTCAGCGAGTATTCCATGAAGGAGGACGCGATTACTTTCAACAACAACCTTCaacttcttcctcttcttcatcTATCCTTCAATCTCTCCCTCTCCATGTG TCTTTTGATCATGGATATTATTTGTTGGTAAAATCTATCCAAGAACTCCGAGAAAAAAAGGATGGCCTTGTTACAGTTGGCATTGGTGGTCCAAGCGGTTCTGGTAAAACGAG CTTAGCAGAAAAGGTTGCATCTGTTATTGGTTGTACTGTTATATCAATGGAGAATTATTCTGATGGAGTTGACGAAGGGAATGTTCTGGATTCTATAGATTTTTATACCCTGATCAAGAATCTTGAG GATTTAACAAAAGGAAATGATACATTAATTCCGGAGTTTGATTATCAGCAAAAGAGACGTGTTGGCTATATAACAATAAAGAGTACTTCATCTGGGGTG GTAATAGTTGATGGTACATATGCATTGCATGCAAAACTGCGGTCTTTACTGGATATTCGAGTTGCAGTG GTTGGCGGTGTTCATTTTAGCCTACTTTCTAAAGTTCGCTATGACATTGGCGATTCTTGTTCACTGGATTCCCTTATAGATAGCATTTTCCCATTGTTTAGGAAGCATATTGAGCCGGATCTTCATCATGCACAG ATCAGAATTAACAACAGCTTTGTGTCATCATTTAGAGAGGCAATCTACAAGGTTAAATGCAGAAGCAAG TCTTCAGATGGACATCCAGGTTCTGCCTTTCAAGGAAATGAAGCTCAAACAGATaa TTTTATTGAAATGTACCTTAGACCACCTTCGGCTAGTGAAGAAGCAGGGATAAATGATTGGATCAAAGTGCGGCAGTCTGGAATTAGGTATTATTTATCCCTTGGTGACCAGAGGATTGTTGACAAAAATTTTATCATCAGGCCAAAAGCTGAGTTTGAG GTTGGACGAATGACATTGGGTGGGTTGCTGGCTCTTGGGTACATTGTTGTGGTTAGTTATAAACGTGCATCCACAACTGTCGATTATGGCAAGGTTTCCATGTCGTTTGAAACCATTGATGTTCTTGGTGAGACATTCATGGTCATGAGAGGAACCGATAGGAAG ACTGTTGGAACAGAAGCATTGAGGATGGGTATCAACGGACCTTGGATCACTAAATCATATCTGGAAAtgattcttgagagaaaag GTGTACCCCGTCTTAGTACACCACCACTTGTGTCTAATACAACTGTGACTGGCAGTCAAGAAACAGCAATCATTGCACCAAAGCCAATTCGTGTTAGCCCTAGCCTTGTTACTGGGCTTGAGGATTTATCTCAGCCATGGACCCGATCCCCAACAAAATCCAAAACAGAACCTTTTGTGGCTACATGGCATTTCATATCTTCAGATTCCTCCCATCTTGATAACACAGTCCTAG ATCCCTCATCTTTCAGGGACACTGTTAGGCTTGCTCCAATGCCCGATTCATATGACCTGGATAGGGGATTGCTTTTGGCAGTTCAAGCAATACAA GCCTTGTTGGAGAATAAAGGCGTACCAGTCATTGTTGGAATTG GTGGTCCAAGTGGGTGTGGGAAGACAAGTTTGGCTCATAAAATGGCAAATATTATTGGTTGTGAAATAGTTTCCCTAGAAAGTTATTACAAACAAGTTAAGGATTTCAAATATGATGACTTCAGCTCACTTGATTTATCTTTGCTATCAAAG AATATTGATGACATAAGAAATGGCCGAAGAACAAAAGTTCCTATATTTGACTTGGAAAGTGGTGCTCGGAGTGGCTTCAAGGAACTTGAAGTTTCTGAAGATTGTGGAGTG ATTATATTTGAAGGCGTCTATGCTTTGCATCCTGATATCCGGATATCACTTGACTTGTGGATTGCTGTT GTAGGAGGTGTTCATTCACATTTGATTTCACGAGTTCAAAGGGATAAGAGTAGAGTGGGATGTTTTATTTCCCAAAATGAGATCATGATGACAGTGTTTCCTATGTTCCAGCAGCTTATTGAACCTCACCTTGTTCATGCACAT CTTAAAATTCGAAATGACTTTGACCCTGTGCTTTCTCCCGAAAGTTCACTTTTTGTATTGAAGAGTAACAAAAAA GTAACTTATCAAGATATTCTAGCGATTCTTGATCCAGCAAAATTTTGCAGTTCCGTGCAGAAATTTATCGATATTTACATGAGGCTTCCTGGGATCCCTTCTAATGGTCAATTGACAGATAGTGATTGTATTCGGGTCAGAATATGTGAAGGCAGATTTGCATTACTGATACGCGAG CCTATAAGAGAAGGAAACTTCATCATTCAGCCTAAAGTGGATTTTGATATTAGCATTACTACGGTTGCTGGTCTTCTTAACCTCGG GTATCAAGCAGTTGCGTATATTGAAGCGTCTGCATTCATCTATCAGGATGGAAAG ATTCTAATTGAGGTTGATCATCTACAAGATGTCCCGGGTCCATACATTCAGATAAAGGGTGTTTCTAAAGATGCTGTTGCAGCAGCAGGTTCAATGCTTAAATTGGATGGTTCATATACTACTAAG AGTTACCTTGAAATAGTTTTGGAAAGATTACCAACAACGGAGAGAACTTCTGGTGGGATTAACTTTCAGCAATCAACAAGGCTGCTAGAGATTGTGGACTTTATTCAATCTCAG GCATTATCATTTAGCAGAAAAAACTCATTGGAACAGGGATGTAGCTCTTCTTCCGAATCCTCATCAAGTAGGGTAGTCTCTCCAATTGAGGGCATTATTGAAGAGATGCAATCAAGGATTAAAAGGCTCGAAAGGTGGCTTGCTATAAATACG GTTTTGTGGACATTTCTAATGTCAGCCATTGTTGGTTATTCACTTTATCAAAGAAGGCGTTAA
- the LOC101489326 gene encoding uncharacterized protein isoform X4 — translation MDDEVVQRVFHEGGRDYFQQQPSTSSSSSSILQSLPLHVSFDHGYYLLVKSIQELREKKDGLVTVGIGGPSGSGKTSLAEKVASVIGCTVISMENYSDGVDEGNVLDSIDFYTLIKNLEDLTKGNDTLIPEFDYQQKRRVGYITIKSTSSGVVIVDGTYALHAKLRSLLDIRVAVVGGVHFSLLSKVRYDIGDSCSLDSLIDSIFPLFRKHIEPDLHHAQIRINNSFVSSFREAIYKVKCRSKSSDGHPGSAFQGNEAQTDNFIEMYLRPPSASEEAGINDWIKVRQSGIRYYLSLGDQRIVDKNFIIRPKAEFEVGRMTLGGLLALGYIVVVSYKRASTTVDYGKVSMSFETIDVLGETFMVMRGTDRKTVGTEALRMGINGPWITKSYLEMILERKGVPRLSTPPLVSNTTVTGSQETAIIAPKPIRVSPSLVTGLEDLSQPWTRSPTKSKTEPFVATWHFISSDSSHLDNTVLDPSSFRDTVRLAPMPDSYDLDRGLLLAVQAIQALLENKGVPVIVGIGGPSGCGKTSLAHKMANIIGCEIVSLESYYKQVKDFKYDDFSSLDLSLLSKNIDDIRNGRRTKVPIFDLESGARSGFKELEVSEDCGVIIFEGVYALHPDIRISLDLWIAVVGGVHSHLISRVQRDKSRVGCFISQNEIMMTVFPMFQQLIEPHLVHAHLKIRNDFDPVLSPESSLFVLKSNKKVTYQDILAILDPAKFCSSVQKFIDIYMRLPGIPSNGQLTDSDCIRVRICEGRFALLIREPIREGNFIIQPKVDFDISITTVAGLLNLGYQAVAYIEASAFIYQDGKILIEVDHLQDVPGPYIQIKGVSKDAVAAAGSMLKLDGSYTTKSYLEIVLERLPTTERTSGGINFQQSTRLLEIVDFIQSQFLHHYSRNSVLLKERILTIYHHTMRVETNWNHNITGLCFNRYKEMIFELLTSKMSLQQ, via the exons ATGGACGATGAGGTTGTTCAGCGAGTATTCCATGAAGGAGGACGCGATTACTTTCAACAACAACCTTCaacttcttcctcttcttcatcTATCCTTCAATCTCTCCCTCTCCATGTG TCTTTTGATCATGGATATTATTTGTTGGTAAAATCTATCCAAGAACTCCGAGAAAAAAAGGATGGCCTTGTTACAGTTGGCATTGGTGGTCCAAGCGGTTCTGGTAAAACGAG CTTAGCAGAAAAGGTTGCATCTGTTATTGGTTGTACTGTTATATCAATGGAGAATTATTCTGATGGAGTTGACGAAGGGAATGTTCTGGATTCTATAGATTTTTATACCCTGATCAAGAATCTTGAG GATTTAACAAAAGGAAATGATACATTAATTCCGGAGTTTGATTATCAGCAAAAGAGACGTGTTGGCTATATAACAATAAAGAGTACTTCATCTGGGGTG GTAATAGTTGATGGTACATATGCATTGCATGCAAAACTGCGGTCTTTACTGGATATTCGAGTTGCAGTG GTTGGCGGTGTTCATTTTAGCCTACTTTCTAAAGTTCGCTATGACATTGGCGATTCTTGTTCACTGGATTCCCTTATAGATAGCATTTTCCCATTGTTTAGGAAGCATATTGAGCCGGATCTTCATCATGCACAG ATCAGAATTAACAACAGCTTTGTGTCATCATTTAGAGAGGCAATCTACAAGGTTAAATGCAGAAGCAAG TCTTCAGATGGACATCCAGGTTCTGCCTTTCAAGGAAATGAAGCTCAAACAGATaa TTTTATTGAAATGTACCTTAGACCACCTTCGGCTAGTGAAGAAGCAGGGATAAATGATTGGATCAAAGTGCGGCAGTCTGGAATTAGGTATTATTTATCCCTTGGTGACCAGAGGATTGTTGACAAAAATTTTATCATCAGGCCAAAAGCTGAGTTTGAG GTTGGACGAATGACATTGGGTGGGTTGCTGGCTCTTGGGTACATTGTTGTGGTTAGTTATAAACGTGCATCCACAACTGTCGATTATGGCAAGGTTTCCATGTCGTTTGAAACCATTGATGTTCTTGGTGAGACATTCATGGTCATGAGAGGAACCGATAGGAAG ACTGTTGGAACAGAAGCATTGAGGATGGGTATCAACGGACCTTGGATCACTAAATCATATCTGGAAAtgattcttgagagaaaag GTGTACCCCGTCTTAGTACACCACCACTTGTGTCTAATACAACTGTGACTGGCAGTCAAGAAACAGCAATCATTGCACCAAAGCCAATTCGTGTTAGCCCTAGCCTTGTTACTGGGCTTGAGGATTTATCTCAGCCATGGACCCGATCCCCAACAAAATCCAAAACAGAACCTTTTGTGGCTACATGGCATTTCATATCTTCAGATTCCTCCCATCTTGATAACACAGTCCTAG ATCCCTCATCTTTCAGGGACACTGTTAGGCTTGCTCCAATGCCCGATTCATATGACCTGGATAGGGGATTGCTTTTGGCAGTTCAAGCAATACAA GCCTTGTTGGAGAATAAAGGCGTACCAGTCATTGTTGGAATTG GTGGTCCAAGTGGGTGTGGGAAGACAAGTTTGGCTCATAAAATGGCAAATATTATTGGTTGTGAAATAGTTTCCCTAGAAAGTTATTACAAACAAGTTAAGGATTTCAAATATGATGACTTCAGCTCACTTGATTTATCTTTGCTATCAAAG AATATTGATGACATAAGAAATGGCCGAAGAACAAAAGTTCCTATATTTGACTTGGAAAGTGGTGCTCGGAGTGGCTTCAAGGAACTTGAAGTTTCTGAAGATTGTGGAGTG ATTATATTTGAAGGCGTCTATGCTTTGCATCCTGATATCCGGATATCACTTGACTTGTGGATTGCTGTT GTAGGAGGTGTTCATTCACATTTGATTTCACGAGTTCAAAGGGATAAGAGTAGAGTGGGATGTTTTATTTCCCAAAATGAGATCATGATGACAGTGTTTCCTATGTTCCAGCAGCTTATTGAACCTCACCTTGTTCATGCACAT CTTAAAATTCGAAATGACTTTGACCCTGTGCTTTCTCCCGAAAGTTCACTTTTTGTATTGAAGAGTAACAAAAAA GTAACTTATCAAGATATTCTAGCGATTCTTGATCCAGCAAAATTTTGCAGTTCCGTGCAGAAATTTATCGATATTTACATGAGGCTTCCTGGGATCCCTTCTAATGGTCAATTGACAGATAGTGATTGTATTCGGGTCAGAATATGTGAAGGCAGATTTGCATTACTGATACGCGAG CCTATAAGAGAAGGAAACTTCATCATTCAGCCTAAAGTGGATTTTGATATTAGCATTACTACGGTTGCTGGTCTTCTTAACCTCGG GTATCAAGCAGTTGCGTATATTGAAGCGTCTGCATTCATCTATCAGGATGGAAAG ATTCTAATTGAGGTTGATCATCTACAAGATGTCCCGGGTCCATACATTCAGATAAAGGGTGTTTCTAAAGATGCTGTTGCAGCAGCAGGTTCAATGCTTAAATTGGATGGTTCATATACTACTAAG AGTTACCTTGAAATAGTTTTGGAAAGATTACCAACAACGGAGAGAACTTCTGGTGGGATTAACTTTCAGCAATCAACAAGGCTGCTAGAGATTGTGGACTTTATTCAATCTCAG